The Anabaena sp. WA102 genome contains a region encoding:
- a CDS encoding Imm30 family immunity protein has protein sequence MNPNNLLATLQENRLMQTEEQFTNFENALAEIAENPDENNLSAYHLILDDQCQQPEVMFSLIHFLESFDMEKQITAFIYVVPQLMITAQEWTRIIHNRILNDESACQVYQNLLHSANLKTAHFLYHLLEESIINKLQVRESVLL, from the coding sequence ATGAATCCAAATAATTTATTGGCAACCTTGCAAGAAAATCGCTTAATGCAAACAGAAGAACAATTTACAAATTTTGAAAATGCTTTAGCTGAAATAGCTGAAAATCCTGATGAAAATAATTTATCTGCCTATCATCTAATTTTAGATGATCAATGTCAACAGCCAGAAGTGATGTTTAGCTTAATTCATTTTCTGGAATCTTTTGATATGGAAAAACAAATTACAGCATTTATTTATGTTGTACCTCAATTAATGATAACTGCACAAGAATGGACAAGAATTATTCACAATCGGATTTTAAATGATGAATCAGCGTGTCAAGTTTATCAAAATCTATTACATTCAGCTAATTTAAAAACTGCCCATTTTCTCTATCATCTTTTGGAAGAAAGTATCATAAATAAATTACAAGTTCGAGAAAGCGTATTATTGTGA
- a CDS encoding type II toxin-antitoxin system VapC family toxin — protein sequence MNQERLFLDTVFIQALLNKNDQYHTQAKALLPRVKNAVEVWVTEAILIEVGNALSAVNRTASVQFINQCYQTENIKVVSVDSSLLMRALELYHSRQDKNWGLTDCISFVVMKNQGLIYAVTADIHFVQAGFVALLRKSENK from the coding sequence ATGAATCAGGAAAGACTATTTTTAGATACGGTATTTATTCAGGCTCTATTAAACAAGAATGATCAATACCATACTCAAGCAAAAGCATTATTACCAAGGGTGAAAAATGCCGTTGAAGTATGGGTAACAGAAGCCATTTTAATAGAAGTTGGTAATGCTTTAAGTGCAGTGAACCGTACAGCATCAGTTCAGTTTATTAATCAGTGTTATCAAACAGAAAATATCAAAGTTGTTAGTGTAGATTCATCGCTGCTTATGCGTGCGCTGGAACTTTATCACAGTCGTCAAGATAAAAATTGGGGTTTAACAGATTGTATCTCATTTGTTGTTATGAAAAATCAGGGGTTAATTTATGCAGTAACGGCTGATATTCATTTTGTTCAAGCTGGTTTTGTGGCTTTATTAAGGAAGTCAGAGAATAAGTAA
- a CDS encoding type II toxin-antitoxin system VapC family toxin: MSLWVLDTDHVSLFQHRNPLIVQCVNSVKFEEIAITIITAEEQLRGRFNVIRNASSSDKLVLAYANFQNNLDFLQSVNLLEFSEAAGNIYTKLVKQKIRVGTQDLRIAAITLSVNGILVTRNWKDFEKVPNLRLEDWSIS; encoded by the coding sequence ATGAGTTTATGGGTACTTGATACAGATCACGTTTCTCTCTTTCAACACAGAAATCCATTGATTGTACAGTGTGTTAATAGTGTCAAATTTGAAGAAATTGCCATAACTATAATTACTGCTGAAGAACAATTGCGTGGTAGGTTTAATGTTATTAGAAATGCCTCATCATCGGATAAATTAGTATTAGCTTATGCAAATTTTCAGAATAATTTAGATTTTTTACAAAGTGTGAATTTACTGGAATTTAGCGAAGCTGCTGGTAATATTTACACTAAATTAGTTAAGCAGAAAATCCGCGTTGGTACTCAAGATTTACGCATTGCTGCAATTACATTATCAGTTAATGGAATTTTAGTAACTCGTAATTGGAAGGATTTTGAAAAAGTGCCTAATTTGCGTTTGGAAGATTGGAGTATTAGTTAA
- a CDS encoding type II toxin-antitoxin system HicB family antitoxin → MILAVKNALSTIAPKLTYDVLIENQEDGAVKATLLSLPECQGLGANKEEALNNLIQLFQARKPEIVTLEIEPDKTEHPWLKFAVMHKDNPLFGEIIEDIEAEGNAWDVLEALTGTIEAPSDWSNQHNYYLYGTPKHDNEIRE, encoded by the coding sequence ATGATTTTAGCTGTTAAAAATGCTCTTTCCACAATTGCACCCAAGTTAACTTATGATGTGTTAATTGAAAACCAAGAAGATGGCGCTGTGAAAGCGACATTATTAAGTTTACCAGAATGTCAAGGTTTAGGTGCGAATAAAGAGGAAGCATTAAATAATCTTATTCAGCTTTTTCAAGCACGAAAACCAGAAATAGTAACTTTAGAAATTGAACCAGATAAAACAGAACATCCTTGGCTGAAATTTGCAGTAATGCACAAGGATAATCCTCTTTTTGGTGAAATAATAGAAGATATAGAAGCTGAAGGTAATGCTTGGGACGTGCTAGAGGCATTAACAGGAACTATTGAAGCACCAAGTGATTGGTCAAATCAACATAATTACTATTTATATGGTACTCCTAAACATGACAATGAGATCAGAGAATGA
- a CDS encoding papain fold toxin domain-containing protein, giving the protein MTNNDIVRQLNDIAEQFHIFECVPCAIALRQFLINQKIPGREINLFTGSTEDPFCNIYHEVLQQNISINGRHYAIAIEINGQELIFDNIHPEGISRVNWINNLYCVIQDLGGEFQITEEPF; this is encoded by the coding sequence ATGACTAATAATGATATTGTCCGTCAACTAAATGATATAGCCGAACAATTTCATATTTTTGAATGTGTTCCTTGTGCTATAGCTTTGCGTCAATTCCTGATTAATCAGAAAATACCTGGTAGAGAAATTAACTTGTTTACAGGCAGTACAGAAGACCCATTCTGTAATATCTACCATGAAGTTTTACAACAAAATATCTCGATTAACGGTAGACATTATGCTATTGCAATAGAAATTAATGGACAAGAACTAATTTTTGACAACATTCACCCTGAAGGAATTTCTAGGGTAAACTGGATAAATAACTTATATTGCGTTATACAAGATTTAGGTGGAGAATTTCAAATTACTGAAGAGCCATTTTAA
- a CDS encoding barstar family protein yields MNHKVFYLDGKKINSKQTFLKQAAEAMEFPTYFGNNWDDFDECITDLTWCPAQRYVILYDHADIFAQAEPTQYQIALDILNSAKEYWEANNIPLKFLVINK; encoded by the coding sequence ATGAATCATAAAGTTTTTTATCTTGATGGTAAAAAAATCAATAGCAAACAAACATTTTTAAAACAAGCTGCTGAAGCAATGGAATTTCCTACATACTTCGGCAATAACTGGGATGATTTTGATGAATGTATCACCGATTTAACATGGTGTCCGGCTCAAAGATATGTCATATTATATGATCATGCTGATATCTTTGCTCAAGCTGAACCGACACAGTACCAAATAGCATTGGATATTTTAAATTCAGCCAAAGAATACTGGGAAGCTAATAATATTCCTCTCAAGTTTTTAGTTATTAACAAATAG
- a CDS encoding vWA domain-containing protein yields MPVGLPEFVENPENRCPVILLLDTSGSMSGQPIQELNRGLAAFKEDVMKDAQASLSVEVAIVTFRPVKLTQDFVTIDQFTAPKLETEGATPMGEAIEYALNLLETRKQSYKDNGVLYYRPWVFLITDGAPTDAWEGAAQRVREEEEQRRMLFFTVGVQGADMNKLKQIAPRPPVMLNGLDFRSLFVWLSTSMKRVSSGKVGEAVALPPVGWGQITT; encoded by the coding sequence ATGCCAGTAGGTTTGCCTGAATTCGTGGAAAACCCGGAAAATCGTTGTCCGGTAATTCTCTTGCTTGATACTTCTGGCTCAATGTCAGGACAACCTATCCAGGAGTTAAATAGAGGTTTGGCGGCTTTCAAGGAAGATGTGATGAAAGATGCTCAAGCTTCTTTAAGTGTAGAAGTGGCTATTGTCACCTTTAGACCCGTGAAACTGACGCAAGATTTTGTCACTATAGACCAGTTTACAGCGCCTAAGCTAGAAACAGAAGGTGCAACACCAATGGGTGAAGCCATAGAATACGCTTTGAATTTATTGGAAACCCGCAAACAGTCTTATAAGGATAACGGTGTACTCTATTATCGTCCTTGGGTATTTTTAATTACCGATGGTGCGCCTACAGATGCTTGGGAGGGTGCAGCGCAAAGAGTGAGGGAAGAAGAAGAACAGCGGCGAATGTTGTTTTTTACTGTTGGTGTTCAGGGTGCAGATATGAATAAACTTAAACAAATTGCACCTCGTCCTCCAGTAATGCTGAATGGCTTAGATTTTCGTTCTTTATTTGTTTGGCTTTCCACTTCCATGAAACGGGTTTCTAGTGGCAAAGTAGGGGAAGCTGTGGCATTACCGCCGGTGGGATGGGGTCAAATTACTACTTAG
- the ccmS gene encoding beta-carboxysome assembly chaperone CcmS produces MFSIPQPETAENKWRGQLDRFVKNNQLELAALFWGLWLENGNTQGTIGIDLQPTPHFVYCPQSEIEKLNERVENRLQEILGIIDNNKPETEVVMIGIGKGEIKLIQFAPKSSPETCFQEVGKNVDELLDLLEQRLIEQIRD; encoded by the coding sequence ATGTTTAGTATTCCCCAACCCGAAACAGCAGAGAACAAATGGCGAGGACAGTTAGATAGATTTGTCAAAAACAATCAGCTAGAACTAGCCGCACTTTTTTGGGGATTGTGGTTAGAAAATGGTAATACTCAGGGAACTATTGGGATTGATTTACAACCAACTCCCCATTTTGTCTATTGTCCCCAATCTGAAATAGAAAAATTAAACGAGCGAGTTGAAAATCGTCTCCAAGAAATCTTAGGAATTATTGATAATAACAAACCCGAAACAGAAGTAGTGATGATTGGAATTGGGAAAGGGGAAATTAAGTTAATTCAATTTGCACCCAAATCATCACCAGAAACTTGTTTTCAAGAAGTGGGAAAAAATGTAGATGAATTATTAGATTTACTAGAACAGCGATTAATTGAGCAAATCAGGGATTGA
- a CDS encoding WD40 repeat domain-containing protein translates to MESYSALCTNIFFINFGNVSSLVNGYSPFTIVIFSEGLKNLSNSRSLTITQLSNWVGSYIKITGTLEVHQKSGRNTPQIILKDSNQISLISQAEANNLIPGNTNTNTSAAVKQTQSKVTQPVVYQPQNQPVITPSTAKTVSSSVQPTQSKTSQSNQSANTPRQVSQPPVYKPQSQPVKTPFVSDTKLRKLLIIATLGFIGTQLYGYVGQNLLRNHPDKPTPKVETLTPSSTEKTLQLQQTLTGHSDSVSSVAYSPNGQTLASGSWDKTIKLWNVKTGNLLQTLTSHSNDINSVAYSPDGQTLASASNDKTIKLWNVKTGKLLQTLEGHSNLVNSVAYSPDGQTLASGSVDSTIKLWNVKTGNLLQTLEGHSYLGGYSYSVLSVAYSPDGQTLASGSEDDTIKLWNVKTGNLLQTLEGHSIGVNSVTYSPDGQTLASGSSDDTIKLWNVKTGNLLQTLEGHSKRVLSVAYSPNGQTLASGSVDNTIKLWNVKTGNLLQTLEGHYILVYSVAYSPDGQTLASGSSDDTIKIWRLK, encoded by the coding sequence TTGGAAAGCTATAGCGCGTTATGCACAAATATATTCTTTATTAACTTTGGTAATGTTTCCAGTCTCGTCAACGGTTACAGTCCTTTTACAATTGTTATATTTTCAGAAGGGTTAAAAAATTTATCTAATTCCAGAAGCTTAACAATTACTCAATTAAGTAATTGGGTTGGAAGTTATATCAAAATTACGGGAACTCTTGAAGTACATCAAAAATCAGGTCGTAATACTCCACAAATAATACTAAAAGATTCAAACCAAATAAGTCTAATTAGTCAAGCTGAAGCTAATAACCTAATTCCGGGAAATACTAATACAAATACTTCAGCCGCAGTTAAGCAAACTCAATCTAAAGTTACACAACCAGTAGTTTATCAACCTCAAAATCAACCTGTAATAACCCCATCAACAGCTAAAACTGTTTCATCTTCAGTTCAGCCAACTCAATCTAAAACTTCGCAAAGTAATCAGTCTGCAAATACGCCTCGTCAGGTTTCACAACCGCCAGTTTATAAACCTCAGAGTCAACCTGTAAAAACGCCTTTTGTAAGCGATACGAAACTGAGAAAACTATTAATAATTGCGACATTAGGTTTTATAGGAACTCAACTCTATGGCTATGTAGGACAAAATTTATTGAGAAATCATCCAGATAAACCAACTCCTAAAGTAGAAACACTAACTCCCTCCTCAACTGAGAAAACACTACAATTACAGCAAACCCTCACTGGTCATTCTGACTCGGTTTCGTCAGTAGCATACAGCCCTAATGGTCAAACTTTGGCTAGTGGGAGTTGGGACAAGACTATCAAACTGTGGAATGTAAAAACGGGAAACCTACTGCAAACCCTCACTAGCCATTCTAATGATATTAATTCAGTAGCATACAGCCCCGATGGTCAAACCCTGGCTAGTGCAAGTAATGACAAGACTATCAAACTGTGGAATGTAAAAACAGGAAAGCTACTGCAAACCCTTGAAGGTCATTCTAACTTGGTTAATTCAGTAGCATACAGCCCCGATGGTCAAACTCTGGCTAGTGGGAGTGTTGACAGCACTATCAAACTATGGAATGTAAAAACGGGAAACCTACTGCAAACCCTTGAAGGTCATTCTTACCTTGGAGGTTATTCTTACTCGGTTCTTTCCGTAGCATACAGCCCCGATGGTCAAACTCTGGCTAGTGGGAGTGAAGACGACACTATCAAACTGTGGAATGTAAAAACGGGAAACCTACTGCAAACCCTTGAAGGTCATTCTATCGGGGTTAACTCAGTAACATACAGCCCCGATGGTCAAACCCTGGCTAGTGGGAGTAGTGACGACACTATCAAACTGTGGAATGTAAAAACGGGAAACCTACTGCAAACCCTTGAAGGTCATTCTAAGAGGGTTCTTTCCGTAGCATACAGCCCTAATGGTCAAACTCTGGCTAGTGGGAGTGTTGACAACACTATCAAACTGTGGAATGTAAAAACGGGAAACCTACTGCAAACCCTTGAAGGTCATTATATCTTGGTTTATTCAGTAGCATACAGCCCCGATGGTCAAACCCTGGCTAGTGGGAGTAGTGACGACACTATCAAGATTTGGCGGTTAAAGTAG
- a CDS encoding barstar family protein codes for MNHKVFYLDGKKINSKQTFLKQAAEAMEFPSYFGANWDAFDECITDLTWCPAQRYVILYDHADIFAQAEPTQYQIALDILNSAKEYWEANNIPLKFLVINK; via the coding sequence ATGAATCATAAAGTTTTTTATCTTGATGGTAAAAAAATCAATAGCAAACAAACATTTTTAAAACAAGCTGCTGAAGCAATGGAATTTCCTTCATACTTCGGCGCTAACTGGGATGCTTTTGATGAATGTATCACCGATTTAACATGGTGTCCGGCTCAAAGATATGTGATATTATATGATCATGCTGATATCTTTGCTCAAGCTGAACCGACACAGTACCAAATAGCATTGGATATTTTAAATTCAGCCAAAGAATACTGGGAAGCTAATAATATTCCTCTCAAGTTTTTAGTTATTAACAAATAG
- a CDS encoding ABC transporter ATP-binding protein, with protein sequence MPFKSLRLSKRREHSVRPLQRLFKYGHQYIKQIRLAIGASILNKVFDLAPPVLIGIAVDVVVKQQDSIIARLGVKDIYGQFLILSLLTVITWVLESLFEYAYKLLWRNLGQNIQHNLRLDAYKHLQELELAYFEERSTGGLMSILSDDVNQLERFLDVGANDIIQVTTTIIIVGTAFFILAPSVAGMAILPMPFILFGSIIFQKFLAPRYAEVREKVGLLNGRLSNNLSGITTIKSFTAEIYEAARVESESNAYRQSNAKAIALSAGYIPIIRMFILIAFTILLLFGGMAAVEGRLAVGAYSSLVFLVQLLLWPLTRLGDTFDLYQRAMASTNRVMDLLDTPMAIHTGNIDLPIDMIRGALEFQNVSFAYHNRNPIIHNLSLEIPAGNTIAIVGSTGSGKSTLVKLLLRFYEVQNGKITLDGIDLQQLNLRDLRRAIGLVSQDVFLFHGTVGENIAYGTFTATDEDIIMAAKIAEAHDFIMSLPQGYETIVGERGQKLSGGQRQRIAIARAVLKDPPILILDEATSAVDNETEAAIQRSLERITVNRTTIAIAHRLSTIRNADCIYVMEHGKLVEAGTHEQLLEKNGIYTSLWRVQSGLK encoded by the coding sequence ATGCCATTTAAATCTCTCCGATTATCAAAAAGGCGTGAACATTCTGTTCGTCCCCTCCAGCGTCTATTTAAATATGGACATCAGTATATTAAACAAATTCGTCTGGCTATTGGTGCTTCTATCCTCAATAAAGTTTTTGACTTAGCACCCCCTGTATTAATTGGGATTGCGGTGGATGTGGTTGTTAAGCAACAAGATTCTATCATTGCCCGGTTAGGTGTAAAAGATATTTATGGGCAATTTCTGATTTTATCCTTGTTGACGGTAATTACTTGGGTGTTGGAGTCATTGTTTGAATATGCCTATAAGTTACTATGGCGCAATTTGGGACAGAATATTCAGCATAATTTAAGGCTAGACGCATATAAGCATTTACAAGAATTAGAATTAGCTTATTTTGAAGAACGCAGTACCGGTGGTTTAATGTCTATTCTCAGTGATGATGTTAACCAATTAGAGCGGTTTTTGGATGTGGGCGCAAATGATATTATCCAAGTCACTACTACTATTATTATTGTGGGGACTGCGTTTTTTATTTTAGCTCCTAGTGTGGCTGGGATGGCAATTTTGCCTATGCCATTTATTCTCTTTGGTTCGATAATTTTTCAGAAATTTCTAGCTCCTCGCTATGCAGAAGTTCGGGAAAAAGTAGGGTTACTAAATGGGAGATTATCTAATAATTTGAGTGGGATTACCACTATTAAAAGTTTTACAGCAGAAATTTATGAAGCAGCGCGTGTAGAATCAGAAAGTAATGCCTATCGTCAAAGTAATGCCAAAGCTATTGCTTTATCTGCGGGTTATATTCCGATTATTCGGATGTTCATTTTAATCGCTTTTACCATCTTGCTATTATTTGGCGGGATGGCAGCAGTAGAAGGCAGATTGGCTGTAGGTGCTTATAGTTCTTTGGTGTTTTTAGTCCAGCTTTTACTGTGGCCATTAACCAGGTTAGGAGATACCTTTGATTTATATCAAAGGGCAATGGCTTCTACTAATCGAGTGATGGATTTGTTGGATACTCCGATGGCAATTCATACCGGAAATATTGATTTACCTATAGATATGATTCGCGGGGCTTTGGAATTTCAAAATGTGAGTTTTGCTTATCACAATAGAAACCCAATTATTCACAATTTATCTTTGGAAATTCCCGCAGGAAATACAATTGCAATTGTGGGTTCGACAGGTTCAGGAAAAAGCACTTTGGTTAAACTATTACTGCGATTTTATGAGGTGCAAAATGGAAAAATTACTTTGGATGGAATTGATTTACAACAATTAAATTTGCGAGATCTACGCCGCGCTATTGGTTTGGTGAGTCAGGATGTGTTTTTATTTCATGGTACAGTGGGAGAAAATATTGCCTATGGGACTTTTACCGCTACCGATGAAGATATTATCATGGCGGCGAAAATAGCCGAAGCTCATGATTTTATTATGAGTTTGCCCCAAGGTTATGAGACAATTGTGGGAGAACGGGGGCAAAAGTTATCTGGGGGACAAAGACAACGGATTGCGATCGCTCGCGCAGTATTAAAAGATCCACCAATTCTCATCCTAGATGAAGCCACATCAGCGGTAGACAATGAAACAGAAGCCGCAATTCAGCGTTCTTTAGAACGAATTACCGTTAATCGGACTACCATTGCTATTGCTCACCGTCTTTCCACCATTCGCAATGCTGATTGCATTTATGTCATGGAACATGGCAAATTAGTCGAAGCCGGAACTCATGAACAACTATTAGAGAAAAATGGCATTTACACCAGTTTATGGCGTGTGCAATCTGGGTTAAAATAA
- the vapC gene encoding type II toxin-antitoxin system tRNA(fMet)-specific endonuclease VapC — protein MKNDSLIYLLDTNVCIMYLKGKSLSINHHLDNLEPEKIAVCSVVKAELFYGSMRSNNPQKAIAVQKIFIEQFVSLPFDDECAENYGKIRADLANSGTPISSNDIQIASIALVNNLILVTHNVREFKRVKGLQIEDWEIV, from the coding sequence ATGAAAAATGATTCTTTAATTTATTTACTAGATACGAATGTTTGTATCATGTATCTCAAGGGTAAATCTCTCAGCATTAATCATCATCTTGATAATTTAGAACCTGAAAAAATTGCGGTTTGTTCTGTAGTCAAAGCTGAATTATTTTATGGTTCTATGCGTAGTAATAATCCTCAAAAAGCTATAGCTGTACAAAAAATATTCATAGAACAATTTGTTTCTTTACCTTTTGATGATGAATGTGCAGAAAATTATGGCAAAATTCGCGCTGATTTAGCAAATTCTGGAACTCCTATTAGTTCAAATGATATACAAATTGCTTCTATTGCTTTAGTGAATAATCTAATTTTAGTTACTCACAATGTCAGGGAATTTAAACGAGTTAAAGGGTTACAAATTGAAGATTGGGAAATTGTCTGA
- a CDS encoding bifunctional sterol desaturase/short chain dehydrogenase, with protein sequence MILAQSLTIDAVLVNNCIQFTTWGFSSLLLAEIVRDAYHALCHQITWLAKWHNKHHAVYRRDLTLTSQKAYVDSQLYHDIVESGILVTILTIIALLAHQWGLWLGVAYAVTFLYGASLRYFQGTIDTDYNHLPGPLDKIPSVLWVNRTYHWRHHFDDVNAYYSGVFPLVDKILGTGLSLKGKTVALTGASGALGQALAAELLKHNAKVVALTTNPEKIAIQERVKIVKWELGNETQLKESLNKVDILIINHGINVYGDRTSAAIQNSYQVNTFSALELIDVFSATVTGPQDKATKEIWVNTSEAEVSPALSPLYELSKRALGDIVTLKRLDQTCVIRKLILGPFKSQLNPYGVMSANQVAKGIVFFAKRDFRNIIVTVNPLTYILFPLKEFSTWLYYRIFSKGVKSK encoded by the coding sequence ATGATTTTGGCTCAAAGCTTAACTATTGATGCAGTTTTAGTAAACAACTGTATCCAGTTCACAACCTGGGGATTTTCCTCCCTCCTACTCGCAGAAATTGTCAGAGATGCTTATCATGCTTTGTGTCATCAGATAACATGGTTAGCGAAATGGCATAATAAACATCATGCTGTATATCGGCGGGATTTGACTTTAACTTCGCAAAAAGCCTACGTAGATTCCCAGTTGTATCACGATATTGTCGAATCGGGCATATTAGTAACAATATTAACAATAATTGCCTTACTAGCACATCAATGGGGATTATGGTTAGGAGTTGCTTATGCAGTCACGTTTTTATACGGTGCATCTCTGCGATATTTTCAAGGAACAATAGACACAGACTACAATCATTTACCCGGACCATTAGACAAAATTCCTTCCGTTTTGTGGGTAAATAGAACCTATCATTGGCGACATCATTTTGATGATGTTAATGCTTACTATAGTGGTGTTTTTCCCCTAGTGGATAAAATACTAGGAACAGGACTTTCTCTCAAAGGTAAAACCGTAGCCTTAACAGGTGCTTCCGGTGCATTAGGACAAGCATTAGCAGCGGAATTATTAAAGCATAATGCCAAAGTTGTGGCATTAACAACCAATCCTGAAAAAATCGCAATTCAAGAGCGGGTCAAAATTGTAAAATGGGAATTGGGTAATGAAACTCAACTAAAAGAAAGTTTAAATAAAGTTGATATTCTCATTATCAATCATGGCATAAATGTTTATGGAGATCGTACTTCAGCCGCCATTCAAAATTCCTATCAAGTTAACACATTTTCCGCTTTGGAACTGATAGATGTCTTTTCTGCAACTGTCACAGGACCCCAAGACAAAGCCACCAAAGAAATTTGGGTAAATACTTCAGAAGCGGAAGTTTCCCCAGCTTTAAGCCCCTTGTATGAATTGAGCAAAAGAGCATTAGGGGATATTGTCACCCTCAAAAGATTAGATCAAACTTGTGTCATTCGCAAATTAATTTTAGGGCCATTCAAAAGTCAATTAAATCCTTATGGTGTGATGTCAGCAAATCAGGTTGCCAAGGGGATTGTATTTTTTGCAAAACGGGATTTTAGAAATATTATTGTCACAGTAAATCCTTTGACTTATATCCTATTTCCCCTCAAAGAATTTAGTACCTGGTTGTACTATCGGATTTTTAGTAAAGGGGTAAAAAGCAAATAA